The following proteins come from a genomic window of Euleptes europaea isolate rEulEur1 unplaced genomic scaffold, rEulEur1.hap1 H_4, whole genome shotgun sequence:
- the LOC130493010 gene encoding vomeronasal type-2 receptor 26-like, whose translation MQNEYYEDGDLIIGGIMSNFLAEIRPNSFEQAPSPYLVDAWLFPKSFQFILAFLFTIQEINKDRRLLPNFTLGIHLCQDFLYANNIYLSTIRLTSGQRKMIPNYNCRRRPLMAVTGGRRSDLSINIADFLGIYKIPQISYGSSDSILSDKSQFPFFYRTVPSESLQFIGVSHLFAHFGWKWVSLISSDNTNGRNFLQTITHEMSKICYCIEFVALLPVLVQLDPESINGLGMKLLKLTSKVMLVHGETDQLIQLHAILQEYQISGKVWIITAMWDFTSHFSRKPWNLTAFQGALSFAEHKHEIPGFQDFLKRLNPNKYTKELYLKPFWAQVFKCSWQDYILDEAWNNCTGNEKLEDLNTDLFDMNTSRHSYSISNAIYAIAHVLHELYHFQSTKRKAARVELCDIHAWQLHSLLRKVRFNNTAGEEVSFDGNGDLHGGYDILNWAVLPNNTPLPTQVGCLKAQISGSQAIVIKDEAIVWNTRFNQIPTSVCSESCHPGFRRMVPVGKLSCCFDCVQCMEGAISSQKDMDYCEECPQEQYPNDQRDKCIPKVILFLSYEEPLGIIMASSAGFLSLITVVVLGIFIEHRNTPIVKANNRDLTFLLLFSLLLCFLCSLLFIEKPRKMTCLLRQTSFGIIFTVAVSSLLAKTITVVLAFLARNPGNRIHKWIGKRLTMSLVIFCSLIQVGICAAWLGTSPPFPDMEKTSEHGQINLVCNEGSVALFYTVLGYIGFLAMVSFTVAFLARKLPDAFNETKFITFSMLVFCCVWLSFVPAYLSNSGKSMVAVEIFSILASSTALLGLIFSPKCYIIVLRPQTNSKVHLLRNASARAKQL comes from the exons ATGCAGAATGAGTACTATGAAGATGGAGATTTGATCATTGGTGGTATCATGTCTAATTTCCTTGCAGAAATTAGACCAAATAGCTTTGAACAGGCTCCTTCTCCCTATCTAGTTGATGCTTG GCTATTTCCAAAATCGTTCCAGTTCATCCTGGCATTCTTGTTTACAATACAAGAGATCAATAAGGATCGCAGACTCTTGCCTAACTTCACCCTTGGAATCCACCTCTGTCAAGATTTTTTATatgcaaataacatttatttgaGCACTATAAGATTAACATCAGGTCAACGTAAGATGATTCCTAACTACAACTGCAGGAGAAGGCCACTTATGGCTGTAACTGGAGGTCGTAGATCTGATTTATCCATCAATATAGCAGATTTCCTAGGGATAtacaagatcccacag ATTAGCTATGGCTCGTCTGACTCCATCCTGAGCGACAAATCTCAGTTTCCTTTCTTCTATCGAACAGTTCCAAGTGAATCATTGCAGTTCATTGGAGTGAGCCATTTATTTGCACATTTTGGTTGGAAATGGGTCAGCTTAATCAGTTCAGATAACACCAATGGCAGGAACTTTCTTCAAACAATTACCCACGAAATGAGTAAAATCTGTTATTGTATTGAGTTTGTAGCTCTTTTGCCTGTTCTTGTTCAATTAGACCCAGAATCGATCAATGGCTTAGGTATGAAGCTTTTGAAGCTGACATCCAAAGTAATGCTTGTTCATGGAGAGACTGACCAACTAATTCAGCTACATGCTATTCTCCAAGAATACCAGATTAGTGGCAAAGTATGGATCATCACAGCCATGTGGGACTTCACTTCTCATTTTTCCAGAAAACCCTGGAATTTGACAGCGTTTCAAGGTGCTCTCTCTTTTGCAGAGCACAAACATGAGATTCCAGGGTTCCAGGATTTCCTCAAAAGGCTTAATCCCAACAAGTATACAAAAGAGTTGTATCTGAAACCCTTTTGGGCCCAGGTATTCAAATGTTCATGGCAGGATTACATATTGGATGAAGCCTGGAATAACTGTACAGGGAATGAGAAACTGGAAGATCTTAACACTGATCTCTTTGACATGAACACATCCAGGCATAGCTACAGTATTTCCAATGCTATTTATGCAATAGCACATGTCTTGCATGAATTGTACCATTTCCAGTCAACAAAGAGAAAAGCTGCTAGAGTGGAGCTCTGTGATATTCATGCATGGCAG CTACATTCCCTCTTGAGGAAAGTCCGATTTAATAACACTGCTGGTGAGGAAGTATCTTTTGACGGGAATGGTGATTTGCATGGTGGAtatgacattttgaactgggctgtTTTGCCAAATAATACCCCACTCCCTACCCAGGTTGGATGTCTTAAAGCTCAGATTTCTGGGAGCCAAGCCATTGTCATCAAAGATGAAGCTATTGTGTGGAACACCAGATTTAATCAG ATACCCACATCTGTGTGCAGTGAAAGTTGCCATCCTGGCTTTAGAAGAATGGTTCCAGTTGGGAAGTTATCTTGTTGCTTTGATTGTGTCCAGTGCATGGAAGGAGCAATCTCTAGCCAGAAGG ATATGGATTATTGTGAGGAATGTCCACAAGAACAATACCCAAATGACCAGCGAGACAAATGTATTCCAAAGGTCATTTTGTTCCTGTCATACGAAGAGCCTTTGGGAATCATCATGGCATCCTCTGCAGGTTTTCTTTCCCTCATCACAGTTGTGGTTCTAGGAATCTTcattgaacacaggaacacaccAATTGTGAAAGCCAACAATCGTGACctaactttccttcttctcttctcccttcTGCTCTGCTTCCTTTGCTCCTTGCTATTCATTGAGAAGCCAAGGAAAATGACATGCCTTCTCCGACAAACCTCGTTTGGCATCATTTTCACAGTTGCAGTTTCTTCACTCCTGGcaaaaaccatcactgtggtcTTGGCCTTTCTGGCCAGAAATCCAGGAAATAGAATCCATAAATGGATAGGAAAAAGACTGACAATGTCTTTGGTTATCTTCTGCTCCCTCATTCAAGTGGGCATCTGTGCTGCTTGGCTTGGGACTTCTCCTCCATTCCCAGATATGGAGAAGACATCAGAGCATGGACAAATCAATCTTGTTTGCAATGAAGGGTCTGTTGCCCTGTTCTACACTGTACTAGGCTACATTGGTTTTTTAGCAATGGTCAGCTTCACTGTGGCTTTCTTGGCCAGGAAGTTGCCTGATGCTTTTAATGAAACCAAAtttatcaccttcagcatgttagTGTTTTGTTGTGTCTGGTTGTCCTTTGTGCCAGCTTATTTGAGCAATAGTGGGAAGTCCATGgtggccgtggagatcttctccatcttggcttcTAGCACGGCTTTACTTGGTTTAATCTTTTCccccaaatgctacattattgTGCTAAGACCACAGACGAACAGTAAAGTGCATTTACTTCGGAATGCCAGTGCTCGAGCCAAACAATTGTAA
- the LOC130493009 gene encoding olfactory receptor 6N1-like, translated as MAGNLIIIVLVIMDHHLHIPMYFFLGNLSCLETFYTSTLLPRMLASLLTGDRTISVRGCFIQLYCIGSLVIAECYLLASMSYDRYLAICKPLQYATLMNRRLCILLTAASWLWGTTVMTLVMSLMSQLKFCGPHEIDHFFCDLTPLINLSCSDTTLVTLVGLTASVIDIVPPFLLTLTSYVCIIAAIVKIPSSDGRKKAFSTCSSHLMVVSIFYGSLISVYALPKKEALKEVDKIFSVFYTVLTPLINPLIYSLRNKEVKKALRRVVSKYGISK; from the coding sequence ATGGCTGGAAACCTCATCATCATTGTGTTAGTAATCATGGATCATCACCTTCACatccccatgtacttcttccttgGAAACTTGTCCTGCTTGGAAACCTTCTACACTTCAACTCTTCTGCCCAGGATGTTGGCCAGCCTTCTGACAGGGGACAGAACCATTTCTGTCCGGGGCTGCTTCATCCAGCTTTATTGTATTGGTTCACTTGTGATTGCAGAATGCTATCTACTGGCATCAATGTCATATGATCGGTATTTGGCAATATGCAAGCCCCTCCAATATGCAACCCTCATGAACAGAAGACTCTGCATTCTATTGACAGCTGCGTCTTGGCTTTGGGGGACAACAGTTATGACTTTAGTAATGAGTTTGATGTCACAGCTGAAATTCTGTGGTCCCCATGAAATTGACCATTTCTTTTGTGACCTCACACCACTGATTAATCTATCATGCAGTGACACGACTCTGGTGACACTGGTGGGACTCACAGCCTCTGTCATAGATATtgttcctccctttcttctgACCTTGACGTCTTACGTGTGTATAATTGCTGCCATTGTAAAAATCCCCTCTTCAGATGGGAGAAAAAAGGCCTTTTCCACCTGTTCTTCCCACCTCATGGTAGTTTCCATATTTTATGGTTCGTTGATATCTGTATATGCGCTGCCCAAAAAAGAAGCTCTGAAAGAAGTGGACAAGATCTTCTCTGTCTTCTACACCGTCTTAACCCCTCTAATTAATCCCCTTATCTATAGCCTAAGAAACAAAGAGGTTAAAAAAGCTTTAAGGAGAGTCGTAAGCAAATATGGGATTTCCAAGTGA